A stretch of the Vigna radiata var. radiata cultivar VC1973A chromosome 9, Vradiata_ver6, whole genome shotgun sequence genome encodes the following:
- the LOC106774274 gene encoding uncharacterized protein LOC106774274 isoform X2, whose translation MNSSGGLLPPMSPTPLFPWLLNAPKPPPEAAPANPPFEGTAPANPTPENPPPVDATPANPPPMAVLVELLPANPRPKALGGEKPLPGKEWTKTQIRKITDQVFEKVQNQKESDRLSFEELYIAVLLVYNDINKYIPGPHVDPPSKARVEEVKEKCDINLDGDIEREEFFDFMLQMTADTFTVVSQKLVVTMVVASTVAVATKKATEGVPGVGKVVKKIPNSVCASLAIIAAVWFKKKAQSSSL comes from the exons atgaatagcTCAGGTGGCTTACTGCCGCCAATGTCACCAACTCCACTATTCCCTTGGCTGCTAAATGCTCCAAAACCACCACCTGAAGCAGCTCCAGCAAATCCCCCATTTGAAGGAACAGCACCGGCAAATCCTACACCAGAAAATCCACCACCAGTGGATGCAACACCAGCAAACCCTCCACCAATGGCAGTGTTAGTAGAACTACTTCCAGCAAATCCACGACCAAAAGCACTGGGAGGGGAAAAACCACTTCCAG GTAAGGAGTGGACGAAAACGCAAATAAGAAAGATAACAGatcaagtttttgaaaaagtacAGAATCAAAAGGAAAGTGATAGGTTGAGTTTTGAAGAACTGTATATTGCTGTTTTACTCGTGTACAA TGATATCAACAAGTATATACCTGGTCCCCATGTTGACCCTCCATCAAAAGCCAGAGTCGAAGAAGTCAAAGAG AAATGTGATATCAACCTTGATGGGGATATTGAGCGTGAAGAATTTTTCGACTTCATGCTTCAAATGACAGCTGATACATTCACTGTTGTTAGCCAAAAACTTGTTGTCACTATGGTTGTAGCATCAACAGTTGCAGTGGCAACAAAGAAAGCCACTGAGGGTGTTCCAGGTGTTGGGAAAGTGGTGAAGAAGATACCAAATTCAGTTTGTGCTTCCCTTGCAATCATTGCAGCTGTGTGGTTCAAGAAAAAGGCTCAAAGTTCTTCTCTGTAG
- the LOC106774274 gene encoding vegetative cell wall protein gp1-like isoform X1, with protein MNSSGGLLPPMSPTPLFPWLLNAPKPPPEAAPANPPFEGTAPANPTPENPPPVDATPANPPPMAVLVELLPANPRPKALGGEKPLPVISTSIYLVPMLTLHQKPESKKSKRTLPRGRILTAKEKSGLYFLEFDDQSIILLRQYHDTHAPFSTAMAQTKCDINLDGDIEREEFFDFMLQMTADTFTVVSQKLVVTMVVASTVAVATKKATEGVPGVGKVVKKIPNSVCASLAIIAAVWFKKKAQSSSL; from the exons atgaatagcTCAGGTGGCTTACTGCCGCCAATGTCACCAACTCCACTATTCCCTTGGCTGCTAAATGCTCCAAAACCACCACCTGAAGCAGCTCCAGCAAATCCCCCATTTGAAGGAACAGCACCGGCAAATCCTACACCAGAAAATCCACCACCAGTGGATGCAACACCAGCAAACCCTCCACCAATGGCAGTGTTAGTAGAACTACTTCCAGCAAATCCACGACCAAAAGCACTGGGAGGGGAAAAACCACTTCCAG TGATATCAACAAGTATATACCTGGTCCCCATGTTGACCCTCCATCAAAAGCCAGAGTCGAAGAAGTCAAAGAG gaCCTTGCCACGTGGAAGAATTTTAACTGCTAAGGAAaaaagtgggttgtattttttagagtttgatGACCAAAGCATCATCCTCCTCCGCCAATATCATGACACGCATGCTCCTTTCAGCACAGCGATGGCCCAGACT AAATGTGATATCAACCTTGATGGGGATATTGAGCGTGAAGAATTTTTCGACTTCATGCTTCAAATGACAGCTGATACATTCACTGTTGTTAGCCAAAAACTTGTTGTCACTATGGTTGTAGCATCAACAGTTGCAGTGGCAACAAAGAAAGCCACTGAGGGTGTTCCAGGTGTTGGGAAAGTGGTGAAGAAGATACCAAATTCAGTTTGTGCTTCCCTTGCAATCATTGCAGCTGTGTGGTTCAAGAAAAAGGCTCAAAGTTCTTCTCTGTAG
- the LOC106773622 gene encoding uncharacterized protein LOC106773622: MLIATPNFFLSLLLISSLFCPTLLAKSSHPISDTEVRKNKIQCYADIDSGLWGWSCKSSAIARENCALRCLSPACFELIYESDPLEEGEKDLIRSQEYKYCMHKSSLGESLEGVKGSFSN; encoded by the exons ATGCTGATTGCAACACCAAATTTCTTCCTGTCTCTTCTCTTAATATCCTCACTCTTTTGCCCAACACTCCTTGCCAAGTCTTCTCACCCAATCTCC GACACTGAAGTCAGGAAGAACAAGATTCAGTGCTATGCCGATATTGACAG TGGGTTGTGGGGTTGGTCGTGCAAATCATCAGCGATAGCAAGGGAGAATTGTGCTCTGCGATGCCTTTCACCAGCTTGTTTTGAGCTCATCTATGAGAGTGACCCG ctTGAAGAGGGAGAAAAAGACTTGATTCGCAGTCAAGAGTACAAATACTGCATGCATAA GTCGTCGTTGGGGGAGAGCCTTGAGGGTGTGAAGGGCTCCTTTAGCAACTAA
- the LOC111242515 gene encoding uncharacterized protein LOC111242515 gives MEFLSNLAVYLKKQATLWESANVLNSHLQLEEVSEKSKALIPADSLRAPTQISESTSNVLPKGNYLFIPPQSEFHLSPTMVHGYFTETKDLATETSTVQKFDFASYNENKPTRWFWTIKTAW, from the exons ATGGAATTCTTATCCAACCTAGCTGTGTATCTTAAAAAGCAGGCAACACTTTGGGAATCAG CAAACGTTCTAAATTCTCATCTTCAACTTGAAGAGGTGTCGGAAAAATCAAAGGCGTTAATACCTGCTGACAGCCTCCGAGCACCAACTCAAATTTCAGAGTCTACATCTAATGTTTTGCCAAAAGGTAATTATTTATTCATACCCCCACAGTCTGAATTCCATTTGTCACCAACAATGGTGCATGGTTATTTCACAGAGACTAAAGATTTGGCTACTGAAACGTCAACTGTTCAAAAGTTTGATTTTGCTTCATATAATGAAAACAAACCTACTCGGTGGTTTTGGACAATCAAGACAGCTTGGTAG
- the LOC106774274 gene encoding formin-like protein 2 isoform X3 — protein sequence MNSSGGLLPPMSPTPLFPWLLNAPKPPPEAAPANPPFEGTAPANPTPENPPPVDATPANPPPMAVLVELLPANPRPKALGGEKPLPGKEWTKTQIRKITDQVFEKVQNQKESDRLSFEELYIAVLLVYNDINKYIPGPHVDPPSKARVEEVKESFRSWNFVPCSCAVVAIRPPSLPLSSVGVIDKAERCAQLRRP from the exons atgaatagcTCAGGTGGCTTACTGCCGCCAATGTCACCAACTCCACTATTCCCTTGGCTGCTAAATGCTCCAAAACCACCACCTGAAGCAGCTCCAGCAAATCCCCCATTTGAAGGAACAGCACCGGCAAATCCTACACCAGAAAATCCACCACCAGTGGATGCAACACCAGCAAACCCTCCACCAATGGCAGTGTTAGTAGAACTACTTCCAGCAAATCCACGACCAAAAGCACTGGGAGGGGAAAAACCACTTCCAG GTAAGGAGTGGACGAAAACGCAAATAAGAAAGATAACAGatcaagtttttgaaaaagtacAGAATCAAAAGGAAAGTGATAGGTTGAGTTTTGAAGAACTGTATATTGCTGTTTTACTCGTGTACAA TGATATCAACAAGTATATACCTGGTCCCCATGTTGACCCTCCATCAAAAGCCAGAGTCGAAGAAGTCAAAGAG agcttccGATCTTGGAACTTCGTTCCGTGTAGTTGTGCCGTCGTCGCTATCCGGCCACCGTCCCTGCCTCTATCGTCGGTTGGGGTCATTGATAAGGcagaaaggtgcgcccaacTCCGGCGACCATAA